One segment of Nocardioides sp. QY071 DNA contains the following:
- a CDS encoding MFS transporter codes for MTSTAAPSPTQARTVSAARRWAMLAAGTGAQAATAAMVTAPSFLIPELHRPVAEGGYGMSLAEAGLVASASMTGMMFTLVLWGLVVDRRGERFALLAGLLVTAAGGGAAAALASPWPMAAALGFAGIGAAATNSASGRVVVGWFPPERRGIAMGIRQTGQPLGVGIAAGTVAVIAHHHGIGPALWVPTAAAVLVAVLVALVVLDPPRPAAAAGVAVANPYREDRYLARIHAASVLLVVPQFLVWTFGLTWLVDDLGWSPGIAGLVVAGTQVAGAAARIGAGWASDLVGSRMRPMRAVAFLAAATMALLGLAAAGADGSGPVTALAVGLLVVASAVTVADNGLAFTAVAERAGPFWSGRALGLQNTAQHLAAVAVPPVAGLTITAWGYGASYALAAALPLLAVAVVPIAGERRVS; via the coding sequence GTGACCTCCACCGCCGCCCCGTCCCCGACGCAGGCGCGGACGGTCTCCGCCGCCCGGCGCTGGGCGATGCTGGCCGCCGGCACCGGGGCCCAGGCCGCGACGGCCGCGATGGTGACCGCACCGAGCTTCCTCATCCCCGAGCTGCACCGCCCCGTCGCGGAGGGCGGCTACGGGATGAGCCTGGCCGAGGCCGGGCTGGTCGCGTCGGCGTCGATGACCGGGATGATGTTCACCCTCGTGCTCTGGGGCCTCGTGGTCGACCGCCGCGGCGAGCGGTTCGCGCTGCTGGCCGGCCTGCTGGTCACGGCGGCCGGCGGCGGCGCCGCGGCCGCGCTGGCCTCACCGTGGCCGATGGCCGCCGCGCTCGGCTTCGCCGGCATCGGTGCGGCGGCGACCAACTCCGCCTCGGGCCGCGTCGTCGTCGGCTGGTTCCCGCCCGAGCGGCGGGGGATCGCGATGGGGATCCGGCAGACCGGGCAGCCGCTCGGCGTCGGGATCGCCGCCGGCACGGTCGCCGTCATCGCCCACCACCACGGCATCGGCCCCGCCCTGTGGGTACCGACCGCGGCCGCCGTCCTCGTCGCGGTCCTCGTCGCGCTCGTCGTCCTCGACCCGCCCCGGCCTGCCGCGGCCGCGGGCGTCGCCGTCGCGAACCCCTACCGGGAGGACCGCTACCTCGCCCGGATCCACGCCGCCTCGGTGCTGCTCGTCGTCCCGCAGTTCCTGGTCTGGACCTTCGGCCTGACCTGGCTGGTCGACGACCTCGGCTGGTCGCCCGGCATCGCCGGCCTGGTCGTCGCCGGCACCCAGGTCGCCGGCGCCGCTGCCCGGATCGGCGCAGGCTGGGCCTCCGACCTGGTCGGCAGCCGGATGCGGCCGATGCGCGCGGTCGCCTTCCTCGCCGCCGCCACCATGGCGCTGCTCGGCCTTGCCGCCGCGGGAGCCGACGGGTCCGGGCCGGTGACGGCGCTGGCGGTCGGGCTGCTCGTCGTCGCGTCCGCCGTCACCGTGGCCGACAACGGGCTCGCCTTCACCGCCGTCGCCGAGCGGGCCGGGCCGTTCTGGTCCGGCCGCGCCCTCGGCCTGCAGAACACCGCCCAGCACCTCGCCGCCGTCGCCGTGCCGCCCGTCGCGGGGCTGACCATCACCGCCTGGGGCTACGGCGCGTCGTACGCCCTCGCGGCGGCGCTCCCCCTGCTCGCGGTGGCCGTCGTACCGATCGCCGGCGAGCGCCGGGTCAGCTGA
- a CDS encoding exodeoxyribonuclease III codes for MLRIATANINGIRAAHRRGFGDWLATRGCDVVTLQEVRCPVAALPEGAFGDYQVAYDAGEVAGRNGVAVLTREPAAAVRSWSVPDPERPLHRALRKHATEGRYVEVDLADVPLTVASLYLPKGGLPAHLQDPKRMREAPDGGAKYDRKMAFMAGFARHLATARKAAAAQGREFLLTGDLNVAHQKLDVAAYKRSNQTEGFLPEERAWLAAQLSPRTLVDVVRHLHPDTAGPYSWWSWLGRAYDEDRGWRIDYHLATPRLARAAVSAVVDRDHLGVRMSDHAPVVVDYDLS; via the coding sequence GTGCTTCGCATCGCCACCGCCAACATCAACGGCATCCGTGCTGCCCACCGACGCGGCTTCGGCGACTGGCTGGCCACCCGCGGGTGCGATGTCGTCACGCTGCAGGAGGTGCGCTGCCCGGTCGCCGCGCTGCCCGAGGGCGCGTTCGGCGACTACCAGGTGGCGTATGACGCGGGGGAGGTCGCCGGGCGCAACGGCGTCGCCGTACTGACCCGGGAGCCGGCCGCCGCGGTCCGCAGCTGGTCGGTGCCGGACCCCGAGCGGCCGCTGCACCGCGCGCTGCGCAAGCACGCGACGGAGGGGCGCTACGTCGAGGTCGACCTGGCCGACGTACCCCTCACCGTGGCGAGCCTCTACCTCCCCAAGGGCGGCCTGCCCGCGCACCTGCAAGACCCCAAGCGGATGCGGGAGGCGCCCGACGGCGGGGCGAAGTACGACCGCAAGATGGCGTTCATGGCCGGCTTCGCCCGCCACCTCGCGACTGCCCGCAAGGCCGCGGCGGCGCAGGGCCGGGAGTTCCTGCTCACCGGGGACCTCAACGTGGCGCACCAGAAGCTCGACGTCGCCGCCTACAAGCGCAGCAACCAGACGGAGGGCTTCCTGCCCGAGGAGCGGGCCTGGCTGGCCGCGCAGCTCTCACCGCGCACGCTCGTGGACGTGGTGCGGCACCTGCACCCGGACACGGCCGGGCCGTACTCCTGGTGGAGCTGGCTCGGCCGGGCCTACGACGAGGACCGGGGGTGGCGCATCGACTACCACCTCGCGACCCCGCGGCTCGCCCGCGCGGCCGTGTCCGCGGTCGTCGACCGGGACCACCTCGGAGTCCGGATGAGCGACCACGCCCCGGTGGTCGTCGACTACGACCTCAGCTGA
- a CDS encoding carboxymuconolactone decarboxylase family protein produces MAGSTVTGDRFRSPRPEDLDAAARHLYDTITSGPRASGDQPFPLAAPDGSLHGPFGPMLLQPGVGSALQDLGAAIRYRGHLSDREREIAILAVAAATGSAFEAWAHERVAATIGMEPDELAAIAGGTFAGVGERERWCGEVPGRLVRERALSDAEFAAAAAALGEADLLELVVLVGYYSTLALVMDVFGVGPPDDSPATDH; encoded by the coding sequence GTGGCGGGCTCGACGGTGACCGGCGACCGGTTCCGCTCCCCCCGTCCCGAGGACCTCGACGCAGCGGCCCGGCACCTCTACGACACCATCACCTCCGGGCCACGGGCCTCGGGCGACCAGCCGTTCCCGCTGGCGGCACCGGACGGCTCGCTGCACGGCCCGTTCGGTCCGATGCTGCTGCAGCCCGGTGTCGGCTCGGCGTTGCAGGACCTCGGGGCCGCGATCCGCTACCGGGGCCACCTCAGCGACCGCGAGCGCGAGATCGCGATCCTCGCCGTGGCCGCCGCCACCGGCTCGGCGTTCGAGGCCTGGGCGCACGAGCGGGTGGCCGCGACGATCGGGATGGAGCCGGACGAGCTCGCGGCGATCGCCGGCGGCACCTTCGCCGGCGTCGGGGAGCGGGAGCGCTGGTGCGGCGAGGTCCCCGGCCGGCTGGTGCGCGAGCGGGCACTGTCCGATGCCGAGTTCGCGGCGGCTGCGGCGGCCCTGGGCGAGGCCGACCTCCTCGAGCTCGTCGTGCTGGTCGGCTACTACTCCACGCTCGCGCTGGTGATGGACGTCTTCGGTGTGGGGCCGCCCGACGATTCGCCCGCGACGGACCACTAG